GTTGGCTGATGCCTTCTACGTccctttcttctcttccttgagCTTCAATACTCACGggaagaacatgaccgatccaGATACTGAACTTGACCGGCTATTACAGGTAAAAGGTCAAATAGCAATGCCCTTCAGACAATGATCTTATGGTGCATTGTCTTGTTGTGTTGTTGTCAGGTTGAGTTAATGGAGTATCTTGAGAATTCAAAGTATTGGCAACGTTCAGGAGGTAGGGACCATGTGATTCCGATGACGCATCCTAACGCTTTCAGATTCTTGAGGCAACGAGTGAACGCGTCAATCCTCATTCTCGTTGATTTTGGGCGTTACCCAAAAGAGATTGCAAATCTAGATAAAGACGTGGTTTCGCCGTATGTACATGTTGTTGAGTCCTTCGCGGaggatgttgttgttgttgatggtgCTTTGGATCCCTTTGAGGCTCGCAGTACGCTTCTTTACTTCCGTGGGAATACGGTGAGGAAAGCTGATGGTAAAATCCGTATCCGCTTGGAGAAGTTGCTAGCTGGTAACTCTGATGTTCACTATGTGAAAAGCATACCAACAACGCAAAACATCAAAGTGGTAAGCTCTTTCTTCTCTGTTATAAGCTAAAACTATCCCTCTCATATCAAATCAACAAAATGCGTAATTGCATTTAGCCAATGAGTACAAACAGGTTAGTGCTTCATGTGTTTAGGGTGTGTATTAGGGAGCTTAAGGTTTCTATCTTTGATTCTAGCGTCGGTTAGTAagttttttttgaataacaaaattATTCAAATTGACTACTTCTAACTTACAGTCGGTTAGTTAGTTCGTCtccttgtgtgtgtgtttttttttgaataccAGAAGGTCTGGGGTCGAAGCCCATGAAGCCCTTAATCCCCCGGACCGAAACCACAACatgtaatgtttttctttttttgcatgTCACCAGTCAACGGAAGGGATGAGATCATCAAAATTCTGTCTGCATCCAGCTGGAGACACTCCATCTTCATGCCGATTATTTGATGCCATCGTCAGTCACTGCGTTCCGGTAATCATAAGCGACAAGATCGAGCTGCCTTTCGAAGATGAGATAGACTACTCAGAGTTCTCGGTCTTTATCTCTGTGAACGAGGCGCTTGATCCAGGCTTCATCCTCAGCAACCTCCGCCAGTTTCCCAAGGAGAAATGGCTGAAAATGTGGGAACGTCTCAAGAATGTATCTCATCATTTCGAGTTTCAGTACCCTCCCAAGAGAGAAGACGCAGTTAACATGTTGTGGAGACAGGTGAAACATAAGATCCCAAATGCTAAGCTCGCTGTACATAGACACAAGAGGTTGAAAGTCCCTGATTGGTGGCTCTGAAGGAtggcaatttttttttcacaagGTTTAgtcttttttctcatttttttctacCCTTAAAAACTGTAAATAGTTTATTCTTTTGTTACCTTTGAGTTTCATGGTTTATTTATAGGCTGATACATACTCGAAAACATGAATTTCTTAAAACCATACCTTTATCTTTTAAGGTTTCAAATGAGAGTTCATATTGTTGTACACTTGTAGTGGAAACAAGAGGGAACAAGCTACAGACAAGAAAACTCATTTtgagtccttttttttttggttcaaatgggtttccttttttttttaactaattcaAATGAGTTTCTTTAAACGTGTCTTTCAAGCTTTACATCTTTGGAAGCAACCATCATCTCCTACGGTTGGCCGGATAAATTATCGATTAATTGCATAAATACTGTTGTCTCTTACCGAGTgtttagtatttatatatttttatgaagaTTTATAACTATGGAGTTACAAGtgaattagaaattttaaacattaatcCAATATAAAGCACTAAACTAATGAAAAGCCAACTATGGAACTTGGCCATGCCGCGAGTTagaaatctaaaacatgtaagTCGCCGTGTGAAAAAGATCAAAGCACCACCCGCTAGACCGTAGAAGGCCAGGTTGAAACCAAAGCCAAAACGTTGACGCATCACTAGTGTTAGGGGCTGTTTCCAATTTTCCTAAAGTTGAGGTACCTTTCTTTACaattttctaaaacacaaaTTTCGAAATCCCTGGCGGGGCCCACCTCAGAGCAACGAATTTGCGTGGCGCTTGTCCGTGCGACTGTTAGATCCAGTTAGACGGATTTGCCCCCTACTATATTCCCAAATACCAGCGTGCGATAGCCTTCGTCATTTTGTACTAGTAACTATAAACTTCATACTAGCTCACGCAGAGACTCTCACACTGCTTTTTCTCTCTGAGATTACAAGCGAAAACGAATCACGTTCTCCATTTCACACCTCTGCGAAAATGGTGAGCAAGACGCCGCTCATCGATTTCTCCTCTCCGCCTTCTTCTGAGTTTTCGCTTCGTTTTCAGTAATCGCAATTTGATTTCGCGTTCCTTATTTTCTTTTCCTCAGGTAATGATTCAGAAGCTTAAGGAAGCTGAGATCACCGAGCAGGATTCGCTCCTTCTGGTAAGCCAAGGCGTCTTCATCGACCTTTCGTTTCCTTTTCTCAAGGATTTGTTAAATCTCTCGTTTCGTACTGGTTTTCACAGTTATCGAGATGGATTTGGTTTACGTTTATCATCTAGCGATGGATTTTTCTTTAGTTTATCCTCGAGATGGATTTGGTTTACGTTTATCATCTAGAGATGAGATCGACTTCGTCTCTTGATTTAGCGAATCTCCTCTTCCCTTCCTTGTGATTTTCGCACTTGTTGATGTGGATTTTGTTCACGTTTATTCATCTAGAGATGGATTTCTTCGTACTTTTTTGGCAGATTATCTGGATTTAGTTTACTAATATATCATCTAGCGATGGATTTCGTCTCTTGGTTATGTTTCTCGTACAACTATTGATGCGCGTTAAACACTGTCGTCTTTGTGTTGGCTTTCGTTTTGTTGAAATAGACTAGGAATCTGCTCCGTATTGCTATCTTCAACATCAGCTACATCAGGGGCCTCTTTCCCGAGAACTATTTCAATGATAAATCCGTTCCTGCTTTAGGTGAGAAGCTTACCTGAAACTTTCTAGAGCTCTGGGCTCAATTTCTACAATAACTGGCTGATGATTTTGAAACAGATATGAAGATCAAGAAGCTTTTGCCTATAGACGCTGAGTCACGCCGATTGGTTGACTGGATGGAGAAAGGTTGTCTCTATGCTAGCGATTTTAGCACTTTTACGCTTCATCTTTTACTGATTATGTCTTTATCTTTGATCTAGGTGTCTATGACGCGTTGCATATGTGAATCAGTAGATGGGCCAATGATTGAGGAATACTCCTGTAAGTTCTTGCTAGATGATTTATTTGGCTGATAAAAGTGTGGTTTTCTGGTGTATGGTTCGATTGATTGATACCTCACCACTCTCATGTTTGTAGATATATATTGAACATCAATTCTTGATTCTGATAAAGATCCTGTGTAACTGCAGTTTCCTTCAGCTACTCAGATTCTGATAGTCAGGATGTCAGTATGAACATCAGTCTTACTGGAACTAAGAAACATGGAGGTGTGCAGTGTTAAAATATCTTGGGGTCtatatgattttgttttccttaagaggctttataattttaatgatgatACTGAAATCAGGAGTTCAGCTTGCAAAGTACACTAGTTCAGTTGATGAGGACTCTCGACAAAATGCCAGACAAAGTATGAATATCGTAACTATACTTCAGTAGAATTCCATTTACCCCAGTTTCCAAATTGCTGATGTCAGAGTTTACTCTTTTGCTTCTTCTCCTGCGCACCATAGTGATGAAGCTTATGTACTACGATGATGTGACGGTATGGTTATAGCTTCCCTGGTGATATTGTTGTTATCCTAATGCAGTTTGAATAAGAGCTTCTTTTGTGTGATAACTCTGACTCCATTTTAACATTGTGATAATAAGCATTCAAATTCAGCGCTTGTGAATTTCCTAGTGTATTGATTAGTTCTGTATGCTTGTAATACACACAAGTAGCTTTGAATTTGTTGGATTCGCATGcacgtttatttatttattttggaataGTGTCAATGATGTCCATCTTAACTCACTTTTCTCCACACTGCCGAAAGTGAATGCTCATAAGAAAGGCTCAGAGTTATTTTGTGAATTTATTTGCAGCCACAAGATTATGAGCCACCTTTCTTCAGAGGATGTACAGAAGAAGAAGCGCAGCATGTGTGGCCAAAGGATCCTCTGAGAATGGAAGTTGGGAATGTTAACAGCAAACATCTCGTGTCGACGCTAAAGGTAATGTGACTGAAGAACTTTTTACTCGCTAAGCATATATTTCTTCTTATGATCTCAACTCATTGTGAACTCTTATGCAGGTCAAGAGTGTGCTGGATCCTTGTGAGGATGAAAATGATGGCATGCAAGATGGCGGAAAGAGTATTGGACCTGATTCTGTACATGATGACCAGCTTTCTGATTCAGATAGCGAGGTTAACAAAGTCATTTTATTTGCTTATATGATTTTTACTCAGATCTTTACATTCTACGTGCATAACACTCTTGTGTGTCTAAAACGTAATCTGTTACTTGATGTTTCCAGATCAGTCAAACGAGAGAAACTCAATTCCTTGTGGCGCCAGTAGGTAATGATGActcaaaaaatattagtatgcTATCATTGCTATGCCGCTCTAGTAAAGTCTTGCACTAAACTGAGTAAACGTGATAATCTAACAGAAAAACAAGAAGACGATAACGGAGAAGTGGATGAAGGTGAACTGCTATAGAAATATTTGCGCAAAAGCTTGAGTTTACTGAATAAGAAAACTTCTTCTAATTTCACCTATCTCTTCGAATGCTTCAAGATGACACACAGGATTCAATTGAAACTCAACAGCAGCTAGCAAGGG
This Brassica napus cultivar Da-Ae chromosome C6, Da-Ae, whole genome shotgun sequence DNA region includes the following protein-coding sequences:
- the LOC106410827 gene encoding probable arabinosyltransferase ARAD1, with translation MYGKTISIIVLFVFLIASYSIYMGTIDPTPYFSQLGKASSPCNSTTTGPGQPLRVFMYDLPRKFNLAMMHPNISDVEPITAENLPSWHQTSGVGRQHSVEYWLMASLLNNGRDEEEKEAVRVFDPELADAFYVPFFSSLSFNTHGKNMTDPDTELDRLLQVELMEYLENSKYWQRSGGRDHVIPMTHPNAFRFLRQRVNASILILVDFGRYPKEIANLDKDVVSPYVHVVESFAEDVVVVDGALDPFEARSTLLYFRGNTVRKADGKIRIRLEKLLAGNSDVHYVKSIPTTQNIKVSTEGMRSSKFCLHPAGDTPSSCRLFDAIVSHCVPVIISDKIELPFEDEIDYSEFSVFISVNEALDPGFILSNLRQFPKEKWLKMWERLKNVSHHFEFQYPPKREDAVNMLWRQVKHKIPNAKLAVHRHKRLKVPDWWL